The Fervidobacterium pennivorans DNA segment GCTGGTGGAACCGCATTTTGGACAAGAGAGCGTTGAGTTGTTCATATCGGGATACCTCCTTTGTCGAGAGTTGGTTGGGGGGTGTCCCCTCTTTATAAGGATAATGCGGTTTTTGGAAAGTTTCAATACTTTTAGTTAACATTATCAAAATAGCAGGAGGGGAGCAGTTATGATAAAAAACCAGTGGTATGTTGTTATGTCTTCAAAAGAATTAAAAAAGGGACAGCTCATTGGAGTTACTCGGTTTGGTGAAAAACTTGCGATATGGCGTGATAAAGATGGTAAGGTCCATTGTATCTCTGATATCTGTTGTCACCGTGGAGCTTCTATATCCCATGGAAAGCTTCTCAACAACGGCGAAAGGGTTATGTGCCCATTCCATGGCTTTGAATATGATTCAACAGGTAGAGTTAAAACAATACCATCTAATGGAAGAACTGCACCTGTTCCCGAGAATTTTATTGTAAAATCATATCCGACGTATGAATTAGCAGATTTCATATGGATATGGTATGGCGATAAAGAACCAACTCATAATCCGTCCTATTTTGATGATATTGATGACTCCTTGGCTTACACAGAATTTAGTGAAGTATGGAACGTCCACTATAGTAGGGCTATTGAAAATCAGCTCGACCCAATACATGTCCCATTTGTGCACTATAATACAATAGGAAGAGGTAACAGAACAGTAGCTGATGGTCCAGTAGTAAGATGGATAAATGACACTATGTTTTATTTCTACGTATTTAATAGAGTTGAAGATGGAATACCTGCAAGAAAACCTGAAGAAATGAAAATTTCTGAAATGAGTAGTGTATACCTCGAGTTCAAATTTCCAAATATCTGGCAAAATCACATCGACGAAAAGCTTAGAGTAACTGCTGCATTTGTTCCAGTGGACGAA contains these protein-coding regions:
- a CDS encoding aromatic ring-hydroxylating oxygenase subunit alpha; this translates as MIKNQWYVVMSSKELKKGQLIGVTRFGEKLAIWRDKDGKVHCISDICCHRGASISHGKLLNNGERVMCPFHGFEYDSTGRVKTIPSNGRTAPVPENFIVKSYPTYELADFIWIWYGDKEPTHNPSYFDDIDDSLAYTEFSEVWNVHYSRAIENQLDPIHVPFVHYNTIGRGNRTVADGPVVRWINDTMFYFYVFNRVEDGIPARKPEEMKISEMSSVYLEFKFPNIWQNHIDEKLRVTAAFVPVDEEHTRIYIRFYVGFTGIRFIDKLISTLGTPFNKKVLHQDRAVVETQIPKKSELRMSENLITGDLPILEYRKKREQLKSEITK